In a genomic window of uncultured Sphaerochaeta sp.:
- a CDS encoding single-stranded DNA-binding protein produces the protein MADMCSIMITGRLTSDSEIKYAGQTPILKFSVAVGRYDKGQTTSSFFDVVQFSRNAESLVGKLTKGKPVVVRGEMRQEFWNANDGSKRSRWVLMADSFGVQPLYIQQDEQRYGGATTQDMYGGPMGEDDDLDDIPF, from the coding sequence ATGGCAGATATGTGTTCAATCATGATTACTGGAAGGCTGACTTCTGACAGCGAAATCAAATATGCAGGACAGACACCGATACTCAAGTTTTCGGTTGCGGTTGGCCGATACGACAAAGGCCAGACAACTTCATCCTTCTTCGATGTGGTGCAGTTCTCAAGGAACGCAGAGTCACTGGTCGGGAAGCTTACCAAGGGCAAGCCTGTTGTTGTCCGTGGCGAGATGAGGCAGGAATTCTGGAATGCCAACGATGGTTCCAAGAGAAGCCGTTGGGTGTTGATGGCAGACTCGTTTGGTGTCCAGCCTCTCTACATACAGCAAGATGAGCAACGCTACGGCGGAGCTACCACCCAAGACATGTATGGCGGTCCAATGGGTGAAGATGATGATTTGGATGATATTCCGTTCTAG